The DNA window AGAAATACGGTGACGAGCAGGTTAAACAGTGGCGTCGCGGCTTCGCCGTTACTCCGCCGGAGCTGACCAAAGACGACGAGCGCTACCCGGGCCACGATCCGCGCTATGCAAAACTGACCGACGCGGAACTGCCGACCACTGAAAGCCTGGCGCTGACCATCGACCGCGTCGTGCCTTACTGGAACGAAACCATTCTGCCGCGCCTGAAAAGCGGTGAGCGCGTGATCATCGCCGCTCACGGTAACTCCCTGCGCGCGCTGGTGAAATACCTCGACAACATGGGCGAAGACGAGATCCTCGAACTGAACATCCCGACCGGCGTACCGCTGGTGTATGAGTTCGATGAAAACTTCAAGCCGATCAAACATTACTATCTGGGCAATGCGGAAGAGATCGCGGCGAAAGCGGCTGCCGTCGCCAACCAGGGTAAAGCGAAGTAATTTCCCCCGGTGAAAATAAAAAAGCGTGGAAATCTCCACGCTTTTTTTATGACCTGCGCGAGCGCAACGTAGCTTAGCCGCGGCGGGTTTTCACCGCTTCCGCCAGCTGACGCAGGATCGCTTCGGTATCCTCCCAGCCGATGCAGGCGTCGGTGACGCTCTTGCCGTAGGTCAGCGGTTCACCGCTCTCGAGGCTCTGGTTGCCTTCCACCAGATGGCTTTCAATCATCACGCCCATAATGGCGCGCTCGCCGCCGGCAATCTGCTGGCATACGTCGGTGCCTACTTCCATCTGCTTCTTGAACTGCTTGCTGGAGTTGGCGTGGCTGAAGTCGATCATCACCTGAGCCGGCAGGCCCGCTTTCGCCAGACCGATTTTCACCTCCGCCACGTGCTTCGCGCTGTAGTTCGGCTCTTTGCCGCCGCGCAGAATAATATGGCAGTCGCCGTTGCCGCTGGTATTGACGATAGCGGAGTGGCCCCACTTGGTGACCGACAGGAAACAGTGCGGCGCGCCGGCGGCGTTAATCGCGTCGATAGCCACCTTGATGGTGCCATCGGTACCGTTTTTAAAGCCCACCGGGCAGGAGAGCCCCGAGGCGAGCTCGCGGTGCACCTGGGATTCGGTGGTACGCGCCCCAATGGCGCCCCAGCTCATCAGATCGGCGACATACTGCGGGGTGATCATATCGAGGAATTCCCCCGCCGCCGGCAGGCCGCTGTCGTTAATGTCCAGCAGCAGCTTGCGCGCAATGCGCAACCCGTCGTTGATGCGGAAGCTGTTATCCATATGGGGATCGTTGATAAGCCCTTTCCAGCCGACGGTGGTGCGCGGTTTCTCAAAATAGACGCGCATGACGATCTCGAGCTCGCCCTTCAGCGCCTCGCGCAGGGTCAGCAGACGGGAAGCGTACTCTTTCGCCGCCGCCGGGTCGTGAATAGAACAGGGCCCAATCACCACCAGCAGGCGGTCATCATCACCTTTGAGGATCTGGTGGATCGCTTTGCGAGCATGTGCAACGGTGTTTGCAGCATTTTCGGTAGCAGGGAATTTTTCCAGGAGCGCAACGGGAGGTAATAATTCGTTGATCTCTTTAATGCGTAAATCGTCGTTCTGATAATTCATCTTCTTTCCAGCGTTGCCATACTTATTCAATGAAATGCAATCCCTCCAATCTATCTCTTCGCTGAAATAGTGTAAACGTGATTTTACAGTAGTGATGGAATAATCCTGGAAATAGGCAAAAATACGCCATAAAGTAGCGAAACCAGACTCATGAACTACAATATTTAACTGTTAAAGCTAATTAAGTCTTACGTTTCAGGATTATATAGTGACACTGCGATCGTCTGCGGAGTCTTTAACCATAGCGAGTCAGATCCCTGGCACACTTACCGCTGGAGGCGTAGTTACCGCTTCCCGACCCAACAGGAGTATCCGATGAACATGAAAAAACTGACGACCCTTTTGCTCACCGCCACCTTAGGTCTTGCCAGCGGCGCGGCCCTGGCGGCAGACACCGGCGCCCAGTCCAACAATGGCCAGGCCAACTCTTCCGCTGATGCCGGTCAGGTGGCGCCGGACGCCCGTGAAAACGTGGCGCCGAATAACGTCGATAATAGCCAAATCAATTCTGGCTCTGGCACTGGCACTGGCACTGGCACTGGCACTGGCGGCACCATGCTTCATCCTGACGGCTCGACGATGAGCCAGGACAATATGTCGAGCGATGAGGTCCATAAAAACTCGATGTGTAAAGACGGCCGCTGTCCGGACACCGGTAAGAAGCTGGACAACGGCGACAGCATGAACCATGACAACAGCAAAACCGACGGCACTACCCAATAATTGATGCGGTGAGTGCAAACAGAGAAAAGGCGAGCCGGGCTCGCCTTTTCTCTGTTTGTTATCGTTCTCTGTTTATGATGTCATAGCGTGATAATGATAACTATCAAGGGACGACACTATGGCGCACTCGCATTCGCACTCCCCTGCCCAGGCTCCGGATAACGGCAACGCCCGCCGGCTGCTCTGGGCGTTCATCGTCACCGCCGGTTTTATGCTGGTAGAAGCCATCGGCGGCGCGATCTCCGGCTCGTTGGCCCTGCTGGCGGATGCCGGCCATATGCTCACCGACTCCGCCGCCCTGCTGTTTGCGCTGCTGGCGGTTCGCTTCGCCAGCCGTCCCCCGAATGCCCGCCATACCTTTGGCTGGCTGCGTTTGACCACCCTGGCGGCGTTTCTCAATGCCATTGCTCTGGTGGTGATCACCATGCTGATTGTCTGGGAGGCCATTCAGCGCTTCCAGCACCCGCAGCCGGTTGCCGGCGTGACGATGATGGTGATTGCGGTCGCTGGCCTGCTGGCCAACGTGCTGGCTTTCTGGATCCTGCATCGTGGCAGCGAAGAGCGGAACCTCAACGTGCGCGCCGCGGCGCTTCACGTGCTCGGCGATCTGCTGGGCTCGGTTGGCGCGATTGTGGCCGCCGTGGTGATCCTCACCACCGGCTGGACACCTGTCGACCCGATCCTTTCCGTGCTGGTTTCCTGCCTGGTGTTACGTAGCGCCTGGCGTCTGCTGAAGGAGAGTCTGAATGAGCTGCTGGAAGGCGCGCCGCGTTCGCTGGATGTGACGGCCCTGCAGCGGGATATCCGCCGCTCTATCCCGGAGGTGCGCGATGTTCACCACGTCCACGTCTGGCTGGTGGGGGAAAAACCGGTGATGACGCTGCATGTGCAGGTTGTGCCGCCGCACGATCATGATGCGTTACTCAACCGCATCCTGCATTTCCTGGAACATAAATATGAAATTGAGCATGCCACGGTGCAGATGGAGTACCAGCCCTGCAGCGGCCCGGAGTGCCATCTCAACACGATGCACGCCGGGCACGATCATCATCACCACCATTAGCCAGAAAACGCGTGAGAACCTCGCTCACGCGCGCTGTTTATCCACATCCGGCTGCCGTTCAGCGCAATGAACGTCAGCAAGAGATATTCCAGCGACATCGCATAGACGCCCTGACGGGCAAAAATCACCACGCTGATGACGTTGACGATGACCCACAGCAGCCAGTTCTCAACGTATTTGCGGGTCATTAAGATCATCGCCACTACCGACAGCACCGTCATACAGGAGTCCCAGAACGGGAAGGCGTCCGGCTGCAGTTCCGGCATAGTGACCTGCAAACCGAGCGCTTGCATCAGGCTGACCGCGATCCGCGTCAGGAAAGCAAAAAACGGATTGATAAACAGGGTCAGCAAGCCGATCGCCACCACGCAGGCCGCCAGCCAGCCCAGGGCTTTACTGCGCGGTAGCCAGCGGATCTGCAGCTCAACCTCATGGTTGCTGCTTTGCCGCGACCAGGCATACCAGCCGTAAACGTTAGCGGCAAAGAAGAACAGCTGCAGCAACAGGCTGGCGTACAGCTGGATCTGAAAGAAGATGATGGCGAACAGCGTGACGTTGACCAGACCGAAGGCATAGTTACTGATCTTCTCCAGGCTCGCCAGCCAGATGCACAACAGCCCGGCGATGGTCCCCACGGCCTCTATCCAGGAGAGATCGTACCCCCCGGCGCCGATGGGTATATGTACTAAAATATTCTGCGTGCTAAAAAAATCCATTTTATCCTCTCAGCGCCAGATGACGCGGTAATAGGTTATCCCCGTAGTGTAGCCGCAAAATCCAGCATCCGGTTAAGGGGAATTAATGCGCCAGTCCGCAGCGCTTCGTCGACGTGGATTTCATGTTCAGCGCCGCCCTGCTCGAGACCCTCGGCAATGGCTTTCAGGCCGTTCATCGCCATCCACGGACAATGCGCGCAGCTGCGGCAGGTCGCCCCTTCACCGGCGGTGGGCGCTTCCAGCAGCGTTTTCTCCGGCACCGCCTGCTGCATTTTATAAAAGATACCGCGATCGGTCGCCACGATCAGCTGGCGCTGGGGCAGGCTTTTCGCCGCCGCGATCAGCTGGCTGGTGGAGCCTACGGCATCGGCCATCTCGACGATCGCCTGCGGCGACTCGGGATGGACCAGCACAGCGGCTTCGGGATGCAGAGCCTTCATCCGCATCAACGCCTGGGTTTTAAACTCGTCGTGCACGATGCACGCCCCCTGCCAGGAGAGCACATCTGCGCCGGTCTGACGCTGAACGTAACGGCCAAGATGGCGGTCCGGCGCCCAGAGGATTTTTTGACCAAGGCTATCCAGGTGGTCAATGAGTTCCACGGCGATGCTGGAGGTCACCACCCAGTCGGCGCGAGCCTTCACCGCGGCAGACGTATTGGCATAGACCACCACGGTGCGGTCAGGATGAGCGTCGCAAAAGGCGTTGAACTCCTCAATCGGACAGCCCAGATCCAGGGAACACTCGGCGTTCAGAGTCGGCATCAGAATGGTCTTTTCCGGGCTGAGGATTTTGGCGGTTTCCCCCATAAAACGCACCCCGGCGACCAGCAGCGTGGAGGCCGAATGGCGGGCGCCAAAGCGCGCCATCTCCAGCGAGTCGGCAATACAGCCGCCGGTCTCTTCAGCCAGCTGCTGAATTTCAGGATCGGTGTAGTAATGCGCCACCATCACGGCATCGCGCTCGCGCAGCAGACGCTTGATTTTTTCGCGGTAAAACTGCTTTTCATCGACGGTCAGCGGCTGCGGTTTCGGTGGGAAGGGATAAATCGCCGTTTCAGGATCAAACATTACGCTCATCATGCAATCTCGTTTTACTGGCTTAACTCTAAGACCGTTAGTATGGCCTGCCCGCGCCATGATACGGTCATGGTGTTTTATATGCTAAACAAGATAGCCGATTACGCGCCAAAAGTCGTGATGAATTTTGTACATCAGCGCCTGTTCCAGGGGACGATGCTGCGTCGCTGTCCGGGCTACCGGTTCGCGCCCTGTGCAGGCGTGGTAAGCGCAGCGCGAGCGTGGGAAAGCTCTGCATACAATATTGTGGAAATTGATGGGCGGGCAGATAGCAAAAAGGCGCCTTTAGGGCGCCTTTTTACATTGGTGGGTCGTGCAGGATGACTCGGCTTCGCCTCGCCCTTCGGGCCGTCGCCGCAAGCGGCTCCGTTGTCTCACTGCGTTCGACCCGAACCTGCTGCAGGTTCGAATCGTTGAGTTCCGCGCATAGCAAAAAGGCGCCTTTAGGGCGCCTTTTTACATTGGTGGGTCGTGCAGGATGACTCGGCTTCGCCTCGCCCTTCGGGCCGTCGCCGCAAGCGGCTCCGTTGTCTCACTGCGTTCGACCCGAACCTGCTGCAGGTTCGAATCGTTAAGTTCCGCGGATAGCAAAAAGGCGCCTTTAGGGCGCCTTTTTACATTGGTGGGTCGTGCAGGATTCGAACCTGCGACCAATTGATTAAAAGTCAACTGCTCTACCAACTGAGCTAACGACCCCTTGCGGGATTTTGCTACTGTCACCATTCAGGATGGTGGGTCGTGCAGGATGACTCGGCTTCGCCTCGCCCTTCGGGCCGTCGCTGTCGCAACGTTATCCTTCACGTTTCTACCAGTTACCATCATTAAAGATTGGTGGGTCGTGCAGGATTCGAACCTGCGACCAATTGATTAAAAGTCAACTGCTCTACCAACTGAGCTAACGACCCGCTCTGGTACTACCTGAATAATTTCACTCGACACCAATATTGGAATTGGTGGGTCGTGCAGGATGACTCGGCTTCGCCTCGCCCTACGGGCCGTTGCTGACGCAACGTTATCCTTCACGTTCAACATCTGAGTTAAATGCTGAAATTGGTGGGTCGTGCAGGATTCGAACCTGCGACCAATTGATTAAAAGTCAACTGCTCTACCAACTGAGCTAACGACCCGAGTGGTGGGTGATGACGGGATCGAACCGCCGACCCCCTCCTTGTAAGGGAGGTGCTCTCCCAGCTGAGCTAATCACCCGATATTACGCTGGATACTGCTGATACTGCCTCCACCGACCCCATCATTAAAATGGTGGGTCGTGCAGGATTCGAACCTGCGACCAATTGATTAAAAGTCAACTGCTCTACCAACTGAGCTAACGACCCGGTGGTGGGTGATGACGGGATCGAACCGCCGACCCCCTCCTTGTAAGGGAGGTGCTCTCCCAGCTGAGCTAATCACCCGATACTACGCTGGATACTGCTAATTGGTGGGTCGTGCAGGATGACTCGGCTTCGCCTCGCCCTATGGGCCGTTGCTGTCGCAACGTTATCCTTCACGTTTTACTATCGCGTTCCACCAGAACGATTGGTGGGTCGTGCAGGATTCGAACCTGCGACCAATTGATTAAAAGTCAACTGCTCTACCAACTGAGCTAACGACCCACTCTGGCGTCGCTTTGGGCTTGTTTGATATCCCTTGGCAACGGCGGCATATATTACTGATTTCAGAATTCAGCGCAACTAAAATTTCGATAAAGATCACTTAACTGCTGGCGATTCAGGCGACAAGACCAGAAATAACGCGATTTCTGGTCATGCCGTAATCAACCAAGAGCATTAAGTCGTTTTTGCGCTTGTTTCGCACCGTCGGTGCCGGGGAATTTGCTGATCACCTGCTGGTAAACCGCTTTCGCTTTCGCGGTATCACCTTTGTCCTGCATGATCACGCCGACCTTAAACATGGCGTCCGGCGCTTTTGGCGATTTCGGGTAGTTCTTCACCACCGAGGCGAAGTAAAACGCCGCATCGTCTTTTTTCCCCTTATTGTAGTTCAACTGTCCGAGCCAATAGTTGGCGTTCGGCTGATAAGTTGAATCCGGGTACTTTTTAACGAAGTTCTGAAACGCCACCATGGCGTCATCCTGGCGTGAAGCATCCTTCACCAGGGCAATGGCCGCATTGTAATCGGTGTTCGCATCGCCGGTCATCGCCGGAGCGCCTGACGAGGCCGCTGGCGCTGCGCTGGCGGTAGCCGCACTCTGATCGCTGGAAGACGACGACGCCTGAGCGCCCGCCGCCGCTGCGCCACTTCCGCTCGTCAGCCCGTCAATCTGCAGCAGAATCTGCTTCTGACGCTCAACGATCTGATTCAGCTGATACTGGTTCTCCTGGATCTGACCACGGAGAGAATCAATGTCAGTCTGGTTATCAGAGAGTTGTTGCTGGAGTTGGGTTAAAAGCTGGCTGTGAGCATTGGAAATACGCTCGAGTTGAGTGACACGGTCTTCGACCGAGCCTGAGCCGACACTACTGATTGGCGCCTGAGCAAAAGCGGCCCAGGGGGCCGCTATGCCAACCAGTAACGACAGACTCAATAAATGATGTCTGAAGTTACTGCTCATGCAATTCTCTTAGTATACCAGTACGGCGCGACGGTTTTTGGCATATGCCGCTTCGTCATGACCCAGTACTGCTGGTTTTTCTTTACCGTAAGAAACGATGGAGATCTGATCGGCAGAAACACCTTTGCCCTGCAGATACATCTTAACGGCGTTAGCACGACGCTCACCCAGCGCGATGTTGTATTCCGGGGTACCGCGCTCATCCGCGTGACCTTCTACAGTCACTTTGTAGGACGGGTTGCTGCGCAGGAAGTTAGCGTGCGCGTCCAGCATTGCAGCGAAGTCAGAACGGATATCGTACTTGTCCAGATCGAAGTAAACGATGTTGTTCTGCTGCAGCTGCTGCATCTGCAGACGAGCTTGCTCTTCAGAAGACATGTTGCCGCCGTTACCGTTAGCGTCCATACCAGTGCCGGCACCCAGCATGCCTTCACCGCTCTGGTCGTTGCTGGCGTTCTTGTTAGAAGAACATGCCGCGATTGCCATAACCGGCAGAGCGATCATCAGCCCTTTCAGCACTTTGTTCAGTTGCATTTCTTTGATTCCTTTAATAATCAATTATTTATTATCACAGATACGGCGACCAGGCAGGCGATTTTACCTGTCCATCAGTTGCCGGAAGACGCGCTTTGAAACGCCCATCTGTAGAAACCAGATTCAGCACGGATCCCATCCCCTGAGAAGAGCTGTAGATTACCATAGTGCCGTTAGGTGCCAGACTTGGCGTTTCGTCTAAAAACGTTGATGACAGAACCTGTACACCACCCGCTTCCAGATCTTGTTTGGCAATGTGCTGCTGGCCGCCGGCCGAGCTGACCATTACCATCGTTTTACCATCCGCGCTCACGTCAGCGTCCTGGTTCTGCGAACCTTCCCAGGTGATACGCTGCGGCGTGCCGCCATTAATATTGACTTTATACACCTGCGGACGACCGGCCTGGTCAGAGGTAAAGGCCAGGTTCTGGCTGTCCGGGAACCAGCTTGGTTCGGTGTTGTTGCTGCGACCGTTGGTCACCTGACGAATCTGACCCGAGCCCAGATCCATCACGTACAGGTTCAGGCTACCGGTTTTCGACAGCGCGAAGGCCAGTTTAGAACCATCCGGCGAGAACGCCGGCGCGCCGTTGTGCTGCGGGAAGGAGGCAATCTGACGCACAGCGCCGTTCGCCAGGGTCTGCACCACCAGCGCAGAGCGACCGCTCTCGAAGGTGACGTAAGCCAGTTTTGAACCGTCCGGTGACCAGGCCGGGGACATCAGCGGCTGGGAGGAGCGGTGAACCACAAACTGGTTGTAGCCATCATAATCGGAAACGCGCAGCTCATACGGGAACTGACCGCCATTGGTCTGCACCACGTAGGCGATACGAGTCCGGAAGGCGCCTTTAATACCGGTCAGCTTTTCAAATACCGCGTCGCTGGCAGTGTGCGCGGCATAGCGCAGGTACTGTTTAGTGACTTTGAAAGAGCCTTGCGCCAGCGTTGTGCCCGGCGCACCGCCGGTATCCACCAGCTGATACGCTACCTGGTAAGAACCATCCGGGTTTGACGTCACCTGACCGACGACCACGGCGTCAATGCCCAGCGCAGACCAGGCAGCAGGCTGCACTTCCTGGGCACTGGTCGGCTGCTGCGGCAGACGCGAGCGATCCAGCGGGTTGAATTTACCGCTGTTGCGCAGGTCAGCCGCCACGATACCGCCAACATCTTCCGGCGCAGCGCCCTGGCCGGCCCACTGGAACGGTACCACGCCGATGGGGCGCGCCGAGTCCACCCCCTGGGTGATCTCGATACGTACTTCTGCGTGCAGCACCGCCGCCCACAGCATTAAAAAACCAAATGCTACTCGTAATGCCTGCTTCATCATATCTCCCTTATCCGGGCGGAAAGCCCACGATAATTTAGCAGAATGTTAACAAACTCAAATACACAAAACTACCAAAACCCATGACCGCCCTATTTTCTTTCCCCCCGCTGACGCGGGGGAAAAAGCGCTTAAGGTTTGAAGTCCAGTGGCGCATTTTTGAACGTTTCATAAACAGCCTGCGACGGCGGTTTAGGGAATTTGCTCATCCGACTGGTGGCCGCCAGCATTTGCTGGCAGAACGCCGGATCGCCGCCTTCCGATTTCACACTCAACAACGTTCCATCCTGAGCCAGGTTTACGCGCAACGTACATACTTTACCCTTGTACGTATCCCAGTCATAGAGATGTCCTTTAATCGCGGCCTGCACCTGCGAAATATAGCTGGCAATCTCCGCCTGAGACGCACCGCCCTGCCCCGGTTTACTTCCTTTAGCAGGTGAAGAGCCACCTGTGCTACCGCTGGTGCTACCTTTCGGCGCATTCTTACCTGAACTCAGATCGCCGAGCAGGTCGTCCACGCCGTCCGCTTCTTTCGCAGCAGCCGCTTTCTTCGCTGCCGCGGCTTTTGCTGCTGCCGCTTTGGCCGCTTTATCGGCCGCTGCCTTCTCAGCAGCAGCCGCTTTGGCTGCTGCGGCTTTTTCAGCTGCGGCGGCTTTCTCGGCGGCGGCCTTCTCCGCGGCCGCTTTTTGCGCGGCGGCCTTCTCAGCGGCTTTTTCAGCGGCTTTTTCTGCTGCCGCTTTTTCAGCCGCGGCCTGCTTAGCCGCTTCCTGCTGGGCCTTCTTCTCCGCTTCCTGTTGCGCTTTCTTCGCCGCTGCCGCTTCCGCTTTCTTCTGCGCCTCTGCCGCGGCTTTCGCCGCTTCGGCTTCCGCCTGTTTCTTCGCATCGGCCGCCGCTTTCGCGGCGGCGGCTTCGGCCTGTTTCTTCGCGTCAGCCGCCGCTTTCGCTGCCGCCAGTTCAGCCGCTTTCGCCTGGGCATCCGCCTTCGCTTTCGCCTCGGCGGCCGCTTTGGCCGCCGCTTCCTGCGCTTCTTTGGCCTGCGCATCCGCTTTGGCTTTCGCCGCCGCGGCAGCCTTGGCAGCGGCTTCCTCAGCCTGCTTCTGTTGTTCCTTCGCTTCTTTCGCCGCTTCCTGCGCCTGCAGCCGCTCCTGTTCGAGCTGTTTCAGCCGTTCCTGTTCCGCCGCCTGCTTCTCACGTAACTCTTCCGCCTGCTGCTGCGCCTGTTTTTCACGCTGTTCAGCGGCGCGACGTGCGCTGGCCTGCTGCTGTTGCTGACGGTTATAATTGTTTACCACCGCCCCCGGATCGACCATGACGGCATCAATCGACGATCCCCCGCCGCCGCCGGCAGAGGCATCCAGATGCTCGTCAAACGAACTCCATATCAGCAGCGCGATCAGTATGATGTGCAGCGCGACTGAAATGATGATCGCTCGTTTAAGCTTGTCGTTTTGTTCGGTTGCCTTTGACACTATCGGTTCCCAAAAACTGTTCGCCTGTACCCGCGATGCGCACCGACGGCGAGCGATACTCGCCGCCGAACGCCGTGCGGACGCACCTACCTGAAGCGATTAAATAGGTTTGGTCATCAAGCCGACCGATTTAACCCCTGCGCTATGCAACAGGTTCAGCGCTTTAATAATTTCATCGTAAGGGACGTCTTTCGCACCGCCGATCAGGAATACCGTTTTCTCATTGGCTTCAAGACGACGCTTCGCTTCGGCAATCACCTGCTCCGGCGGCAGCTGGGACAGCGTCTCCTGCCCCACTTTCACGCTGTACTGCCCTACCCCGGAGACTTCCACAATCACCGGCGGATCGTCATTGCTTTTCACCGCTTGCGATTCCGTGGCGTCCGGCAGATCGACTTCCACGCTCTGCGTAATGATCGGCGCCGTTGCCATAAAGATCAGCAACAGCACCAGCAGGACATCCAGCAGCGGAACGATGTTGATCTCGGACTTCAGTTCGCGACGTCCGCGTCCACGTGCTCTGGCCATGGCTTACCCCTTATTGCTTTCGCTGGTGGTAAAGGCCTGACGGTGCAGAATAGCGGTGAACTCTTCCATAAAGTTGTCGTAATTCAGTTCAAGCTTGTTCACCCGCTGGTTCAGGCGGTTGTACGCCATCACCGCCGGGATAGCGGCGAACAGACCGATCGCGGTGGCGATCAGCGCTTCGGCGATACCCGGCGCCACCATCTGCAGGGTGGCCTGCTTCACCGCGCCAAGGGCGATAAAGGCGTGCATGATCCCCCAGACGGTGCCGAACAGACCGATATACGGGCTGATGGAGCCTACGGTGCCGAGGAACGGAATATGGGTCTCCAGCGTTTCCAGCTCGCGGTT is part of the Klebsiella quasipneumoniae subsp. quasipneumoniae genome and encodes:
- the nadA gene encoding quinolinate synthase NadA, with protein sequence MSVMFDPETAIYPFPPKPQPLTVDEKQFYREKIKRLLRERDAVMVAHYYTDPEIQQLAEETGGCIADSLEMARFGARHSASTLLVAGVRFMGETAKILSPEKTILMPTLNAECSLDLGCPIEEFNAFCDAHPDRTVVVYANTSAAVKARADWVVTSSIAVELIDHLDSLGQKILWAPDRHLGRYVQRQTGADVLSWQGACIVHDEFKTQALMRMKALHPEAAVLVHPESPQAIVEMADAVGSTSQLIAAAKSLPQRQLIVATDRGIFYKMQQAVPEKTLLEAPTAGEGATCRSCAHCPWMAMNGLKAIAEGLEQGGAEHEIHVDEALRTGALIPLNRMLDFAATLRG
- the pnuC gene encoding nicotinamide riboside transporter PnuC; the protein is MDFFSTQNILVHIPIGAGGYDLSWIEAVGTIAGLLCIWLASLEKISNYAFGLVNVTLFAIIFFQIQLYASLLLQLFFFAANVYGWYAWSRQSSNHEVELQIRWLPRSKALGWLAACVVAIGLLTLFINPFFAFLTRIAVSLMQALGLQVTMPELQPDAFPFWDSCMTVLSVVAMILMTRKYVENWLLWVIVNVISVVIFARQGVYAMSLEYLLLTFIALNGSRMWINSARERGSHAFSG
- the tolB gene encoding Tol-Pal system beta propeller repeat protein TolB translates to MKQALRVAFGFLMLWAAVLHAEVRIEITQGVDSARPIGVVPFQWAGQGAAPEDVGGIVAADLRNSGKFNPLDRSRLPQQPTSAQEVQPAAWSALGIDAVVVGQVTSNPDGSYQVAYQLVDTGGAPGTTLAQGSFKVTKQYLRYAAHTASDAVFEKLTGIKGAFRTRIAYVVQTNGGQFPYELRVSDYDGYNQFVVHRSSQPLMSPAWSPDGSKLAYVTFESGRSALVVQTLANGAVRQIASFPQHNGAPAFSPDGSKLAFALSKTGSLNLYVMDLGSGQIRQVTNGRSNNTEPSWFPDSQNLAFTSDQAGRPQVYKVNINGGTPQRITWEGSQNQDADVSADGKTMVMVSSAGGQQHIAKQDLEAGGVQVLSSTFLDETPSLAPNGTMVIYSSSQGMGSVLNLVSTDGRFKARLPATDGQVKSPAWSPYL
- the pal gene encoding peptidoglycan-associated lipoprotein Pal — translated: MQLNKVLKGLMIALPVMAIAACSSNKNASNDQSGEGMLGAGTGMDANGNGGNMSSEEQARLQMQQLQQNNIVYFDLDKYDIRSDFAAMLDAHANFLRSNPSYKVTVEGHADERGTPEYNIALGERRANAVKMYLQGKGVSADQISIVSYGKEKPAVLGHDEAAYAKNRRAVLVY
- the zitB gene encoding CDF family zinc transporter ZitB; the encoded protein is MAHSHSHSPAQAPDNGNARRLLWAFIVTAGFMLVEAIGGAISGSLALLADAGHMLTDSAALLFALLAVRFASRPPNARHTFGWLRLTTLAAFLNAIALVVITMLIVWEAIQRFQHPQPVAGVTMMVIAVAGLLANVLAFWILHRGSEERNLNVRAAALHVLGDLLGSVGAIVAAVVILTTGWTPVDPILSVLVSCLVLRSAWRLLKESLNELLEGAPRSLDVTALQRDIRRSIPEVRDVHHVHVWLVGEKPVMTLHVQVVPPHDHDALLNRILHFLEHKYEIEHATVQMEYQPCSGPECHLNTMHAGHDHHHHH
- the tolA gene encoding cell envelope integrity protein TolA; this translates as MSKATEQNDKLKRAIIISVALHIILIALLIWSSFDEHLDASAGGGGGSSIDAVMVDPGAVVNNYNRQQQQQASARRAAEQREKQAQQQAEELREKQAAEQERLKQLEQERLQAQEAAKEAKEQQKQAEEAAAKAAAAAKAKADAQAKEAQEAAAKAAAEAKAKADAQAKAAELAAAKAAADAKKQAEAAAAKAAADAKKQAEAEAAKAAAEAQKKAEAAAAKKAQQEAEKKAQQEAAKQAAAEKAAAEKAAEKAAEKAAAQKAAAEKAAAEKAAAAEKAAAAKAAAAEKAAADKAAKAAAAKAAAAKKAAAAKEADGVDDLLGDLSSGKNAPKGSTSGSTGGSSPAKGSKPGQGGASQAEIASYISQVQAAIKGHLYDWDTYKGKVCTLRVNLAQDGTLLSVKSEGGDPAFCQQMLAATSRMSKFPKPPSQAVYETFKNAPLDFKP
- the gpmA gene encoding 2,3-diphosphoglycerate-dependent phosphoglycerate mutase; translated protein: MAVTKLVLVRHGESQWNNENRFTGWYDVDLSEKGVSEAKAAGKLLKAEGFSFDFAYTSVLKRAIHTLWNVLDELDQAWLPVEKSWKLNERHYGALQGLNKAETAEKYGDEQVKQWRRGFAVTPPELTKDDERYPGHDPRYAKLTDAELPTTESLALTIDRVVPYWNETILPRLKSGERVIIAAHGNSLRALVKYLDNMGEDEILELNIPTGVPLVYEFDENFKPIKHYYLGNAEEIAAKAAAVANQGKAK
- a CDS encoding YbgS-like family protein translates to MNMKKLTTLLLTATLGLASGAALAADTGAQSNNGQANSSADAGQVAPDARENVAPNNVDNSQINSGSGTGTGTGTGTGGTMLHPDGSTMSQDNMSSDEVHKNSMCKDGRCPDTGKKLDNGDSMNHDNSKTDGTTQ
- the aroG gene encoding 3-deoxy-7-phosphoheptulonate synthase AroG codes for the protein MNYQNDDLRIKEINELLPPVALLEKFPATENAANTVAHARKAIHQILKGDDDRLLVVIGPCSIHDPAAAKEYASRLLTLREALKGELEIVMRVYFEKPRTTVGWKGLINDPHMDNSFRINDGLRIARKLLLDINDSGLPAAGEFLDMITPQYVADLMSWGAIGARTTESQVHRELASGLSCPVGFKNGTDGTIKVAIDAINAAGAPHCFLSVTKWGHSAIVNTSGNGDCHIILRGGKEPNYSAKHVAEVKIGLAKAGLPAQVMIDFSHANSSKQFKKQMEVGTDVCQQIAGGERAIMGVMIESHLVEGNQSLESGEPLTYGKSVTDACIGWEDTEAILRQLAEAVKTRRG
- the cpoB gene encoding cell division protein CpoB, yielding MSSNFRHHLLSLSLLVGIAAPWAAFAQAPISSVGSGSVEDRVTQLERISNAHSQLLTQLQQQLSDNQTDIDSLRGQIQENQYQLNQIVERQKQILLQIDGLTSGSGAAAAGAQASSSSSDQSAATASAAPAASSGAPAMTGDANTDYNAAIALVKDASRQDDAMVAFQNFVKKYPDSTYQPNANYWLGQLNYNKGKKDDAAFYFASVVKNYPKSPKAPDAMFKVGVIMQDKGDTAKAKAVYQQVISKFPGTDGAKQAQKRLNALG
- the tolR gene encoding colicin uptake protein TolR, translating into MARARGRGRRELKSEINIVPLLDVLLVLLLIFMATAPIITQSVEVDLPDATESQAVKSNDDPPVIVEVSGVGQYSVKVGQETLSQLPPEQVIAEAKRRLEANEKTVFLIGGAKDVPYDEIIKALNLLHSAGVKSVGLMTKPI